In Elephas maximus indicus isolate mEleMax1 chromosome 4, mEleMax1 primary haplotype, whole genome shotgun sequence, a genomic segment contains:
- the LIMA1 gene encoding LIM domain and actin-binding protein 1 isoform X2, whose protein sequence is MSDLRVSASEIKAHKLEQKENVPPGPEICISHQDGEKVSATENSLAFRSSPADDDSRSSLVKSEIQQPVHPKQLTPDARASSLSESSPPKAVKKFQAPVRETCVECQKTVYPMERLLANQQVFHISCFRCSYCSNKLSLGTYASLHGRIYCKPHFNQLFKSKGNYDEGFGHRPHKDLWATKNENEETLERPAQLPNAGETPQSPGVEDAPIAKVGVLTATMEAKASSQREKEDKPAETKKLRIAWPPPTELGSSGSALEEGIKVSKPKWPPEDESSKPEVPEDVDLDLKKLRRSSSLKERSRPFTVAASFRTTSVKSPKTLSPPVRKGRSMSEQSEEFIGGIAVGKKQVENAKASEKNGNVGKTTWQNKEPEGREAGRRSEEVHGFEMGSENLVENGANLDEDDETLLKQQSPIEPKSPNWSSFVDHTSTKEFTTQSQKSQDVEFWEGEVVKELSVEEQIKRNRYYDEDEDEE, encoded by the exons ATG agtGACTTGAGAGTCAGTGCTAGTGAAATCAAAGCTCATAAACTGGAACAAAAGGAGAATGTGCCCCCAGGTCCTGAAATCTGCATCTCTCATCAGGATGGAGAAAAG GTTTCTGCAACTGAGAATAGCCTGGCATTCCGCTCCTCCCCTGCTGACGATGACTCCC GTAGCTCCCTGGTTAAGAGTGAGATCCAGCAGCCTGTCCATCCCAAGCAGCTGACTCCGGATGCCagagcctccagcctttctgaAAGTTCTCCACCCAAAGCAGTGAAG AAGTTTCAGGCACCGGTGAGAGAGACCTGTGTGGAATGTCAGAAGACAGTCTACCCGATGGAGCGTCTCCTGGCCAACCAGCAGGTGTTTCACATCAGCTGCTTCCGTTGCTCCTATTGCAGCAACAAACTTAG TCTAGGAACTTATGCATCTCTACATGGGAGAATCTATTGCAAACCTCATTTTAATCAGCTCTTTAAATCTAAAGGCAACTATGATGAAGGCTTTGGGCATAGACCACACAAGGATCTGTGGGCaaccaaaaatgaaaatgaagagacTTTGGAGAGACCAGCCCAGCTCCCTAATGCAGGAGAGACTCCTCAGAGCCCAGGAGTAGAAGATGCCCCCATTGCTAAGGTGGGTGTGCTGACTGCAACTATGGAAGCTAAGGCTTCCTCTCAGCGGGAGAAGGAAGACAAGCCTGCTGAAACCAAGAAGTTGAGGATTGCCTGGCCACCTCCAACTGAACTTGGCAGTTCAGGAAGTGCTTTGGAGGAAGGGATCAAAGTGTCCAAGCCCAAGTGGCCTCCCGAGGATGAAAGCAGCAAGCCTGAAGTGCCTGAGGACGTAGATCTGGATCTGAAGAAGCTAAGACGATCTTCTTCACTGAAGGAAAGAAGCCGCCCTTTCACTGTAGCTGCGTCATTTCGAACCACTTCTGTCAAGAGCCCCAAAACCTTGTCCCCTCCTGTCAGGAAAGGCCGGAGCATGTCTGAGCAAAGTGAGGAGTTTATAGGAGGAATAGCAGTAGGAAAGAAACAAGTAGAAAATGCCAAAGCTTCAGAGAAGAATGGGAATGTAGGAAAAACAACCTGGCAAAACAAGGAACCTGAAGGAAGAGAGGCAGGGAGGAGAAGTGAGGAAGTTCATGGTTTTGAAATGGGGAGTGAGAATCTTGTAGAAAATGGTGCAAACTTAGATGAAGACGATGAAACCCTCCTCAAACAGCAGTCTCCTATAGAACCCAAGTCTCCAAATTGGTCCAGCTTTGTAGACCACACCTCCACCAAAGAATTCACGACTCAGAGTCAGAAATCCCAGGATGTGGAGTTCTGGGAGGGAGAAGTGGTCAAAGAGCTATCTGTGGAAGAGCAGATAAAGAGAAACCGGTACTATGACGAGGATGAGGATGAAGAATGA
- the LIMA1 gene encoding LIM domain and actin-binding protein 1 isoform X1 → MESAPFNRRQWTSMSLRVTAKELSLVNKNKSSAIIERFSKYQKAAEEANMEKRRNNTENHPQHFRRGTLTVLKKKWENPVLGAESRTDSLRNSNTQIRHRVNHPPAEVASSSASRAAADQAERDHSRSRLGSPPEALTECWFPHIQDSADLQDSSTESKKMETCLGESRHEVGKAEISENPDATGKIEKYNVPLNRLKMMFEKGESTQTKMLRTQSPSAGGRRISENRYSLDDLEIGPGQLSSSAFNSEKSESRRNLELPRLSETSIKDRMAKYQAAVSKQSSSTSYTSDLRVSASEIKAHKLEQKENVPPGPEICISHQDGEKVSATENSLAFRSSPADDDSRSSLVKSEIQQPVHPKQLTPDARASSLSESSPPKAVKKFQAPVRETCVECQKTVYPMERLLANQQVFHISCFRCSYCSNKLSLGTYASLHGRIYCKPHFNQLFKSKGNYDEGFGHRPHKDLWATKNENEETLERPAQLPNAGETPQSPGVEDAPIAKVGVLTATMEAKASSQREKEDKPAETKKLRIAWPPPTELGSSGSALEEGIKVSKPKWPPEDESSKPEVPEDVDLDLKKLRRSSSLKERSRPFTVAASFRTTSVKSPKTLSPPVRKGRSMSEQSEEFIGGIAVGKKQVENAKASEKNGNVGKTTWQNKEPEGREAGRRSEEVHGFEMGSENLVENGANLDEDDETLLKQQSPIEPKSPNWSSFVDHTSTKEFTTQSQKSQDVEFWEGEVVKELSVEEQIKRNRYYDEDEDEE, encoded by the exons AACACTGAAAATCACCCCCAGCACTTCAGAAGAGGGACTCTGACTGTGTTAAAGAAGAAGTGGGAGAACCCAGTGCTGGGAGCCGAGTCACGCACAGATTCTCTGAGAAACAGCAACACTCAGATTAGGCACAGAGTCAACCATCCTCCCGCCGAAGTGGCAAGCAGCTCTGCGTCTCGAGCTGCAGCTGACCAAGCGGAACGAGACCACAGCAGATCGAGGTTGGGCTCACCTCCTGAAGCCCTCACTGAGTGCTGGTTTCCCCACATCCAGGACAGCGCAGATCTTCAAGACAGCTCCACAGAAAGTAAAAAAATGGAAACTTGTCTGGGAGAATCCAGGCACGAAGTAGGAAAAGCTGAAATCAGTGAAAACCCAGATGCTACAGGCAAAATAGAGAAATATAATGTTCCACTCAACAGGCTTAAGATGATGTTTGAGAAAGGTGAATCAACTCAAACCAAG ATGCTTCGAACCCAGAGCCCAAGTGCAGGTGGAAGGAGAATCTCTGAAAACAGGTATTCTCTTGACGACTTGGAGATAGGCCCAG GTCAGTTGTCATCGTCTGCATTCAACTCGGAGAAAAGTGAGAGTAGGCGAAATCTGGAGCTCCCACGCCTGTCAGAAACCTCTATAAAGGATCGAATGGCCAAGTACCAGGCAGCCGTGTCCAAACAAAGCAGTTCAACCAGCTATACA agtGACTTGAGAGTCAGTGCTAGTGAAATCAAAGCTCATAAACTGGAACAAAAGGAGAATGTGCCCCCAGGTCCTGAAATCTGCATCTCTCATCAGGATGGAGAAAAG GTTTCTGCAACTGAGAATAGCCTGGCATTCCGCTCCTCCCCTGCTGACGATGACTCCC GTAGCTCCCTGGTTAAGAGTGAGATCCAGCAGCCTGTCCATCCCAAGCAGCTGACTCCGGATGCCagagcctccagcctttctgaAAGTTCTCCACCCAAAGCAGTGAAG AAGTTTCAGGCACCGGTGAGAGAGACCTGTGTGGAATGTCAGAAGACAGTCTACCCGATGGAGCGTCTCCTGGCCAACCAGCAGGTGTTTCACATCAGCTGCTTCCGTTGCTCCTATTGCAGCAACAAACTTAG TCTAGGAACTTATGCATCTCTACATGGGAGAATCTATTGCAAACCTCATTTTAATCAGCTCTTTAAATCTAAAGGCAACTATGATGAAGGCTTTGGGCATAGACCACACAAGGATCTGTGGGCaaccaaaaatgaaaatgaagagacTTTGGAGAGACCAGCCCAGCTCCCTAATGCAGGAGAGACTCCTCAGAGCCCAGGAGTAGAAGATGCCCCCATTGCTAAGGTGGGTGTGCTGACTGCAACTATGGAAGCTAAGGCTTCCTCTCAGCGGGAGAAGGAAGACAAGCCTGCTGAAACCAAGAAGTTGAGGATTGCCTGGCCACCTCCAACTGAACTTGGCAGTTCAGGAAGTGCTTTGGAGGAAGGGATCAAAGTGTCCAAGCCCAAGTGGCCTCCCGAGGATGAAAGCAGCAAGCCTGAAGTGCCTGAGGACGTAGATCTGGATCTGAAGAAGCTAAGACGATCTTCTTCACTGAAGGAAAGAAGCCGCCCTTTCACTGTAGCTGCGTCATTTCGAACCACTTCTGTCAAGAGCCCCAAAACCTTGTCCCCTCCTGTCAGGAAAGGCCGGAGCATGTCTGAGCAAAGTGAGGAGTTTATAGGAGGAATAGCAGTAGGAAAGAAACAAGTAGAAAATGCCAAAGCTTCAGAGAAGAATGGGAATGTAGGAAAAACAACCTGGCAAAACAAGGAACCTGAAGGAAGAGAGGCAGGGAGGAGAAGTGAGGAAGTTCATGGTTTTGAAATGGGGAGTGAGAATCTTGTAGAAAATGGTGCAAACTTAGATGAAGACGATGAAACCCTCCTCAAACAGCAGTCTCCTATAGAACCCAAGTCTCCAAATTGGTCCAGCTTTGTAGACCACACCTCCACCAAAGAATTCACGACTCAGAGTCAGAAATCCCAGGATGTGGAGTTCTGGGAGGGAGAAGTGGTCAAAGAGCTATCTGTGGAAGAGCAGATAAAGAGAAACCGGTACTATGACGAGGATGAGGATGAAGAATGA